A single region of the Triticum dicoccoides isolate Atlit2015 ecotype Zavitan chromosome 2B, WEW_v2.0, whole genome shotgun sequence genome encodes:
- the LOC119360540 gene encoding sex determination protein tasselseed-2-like produces MTALDFMPAEKAPQAGSIALGVTTNNAAAATAVPVQPQQHMRLEGKVAIVTGGARGIGEAIVRAFVRHGARVVVADIDDAAGEALEAALGGACCSYVHCDVSVEADVERAVGCCVARHGRLDVLCNNAGVLGRQAAPASNGAKSGGIASLDAAEFDRVLRVNTLGAALGMKHAARAMLQRRGGGGGGGSILSVASVAGVLGGMGPHAYTASKHALVGLTKNAACELGEHGIRVNCVSPFGVATPMLVNAWRHGEVDQGGAPAPVSTEEVEKAEEMVRGMATLKGPTLRAGDIAEAALFLASDESRYISGHNLVVDGGVTTSRNVIGL; encoded by the coding sequence ATGACCGCTCTCGATTTCATGCCCGCCGAGAAGGCCCCTCAAGCCGGCAGCATCGCACTCGGCGTCACAACCAACAATGCCGCCGCCGCTACCGCCGTGCCGGTGCAGCCGCAGCAGCACATGAGGCTGGAGGGGAAGGTGGCCATCGTCACCGGCGGGGCGCGCGGGATCGGGGAGGCGATCGTGCGCGCGTTCGTCCGGCACGGGGCGCGGGTGGTGGTCGCCGACATCGATGACGCGGCCGGGGAGGCGCTGGAGGCCGCGCTGGGCGGCGCCTGCTGCAGCTACGTGCACTGCGACGTGTCGGTGGAGGCCGACGTGGAGCGCGCCGTCGGGTGCTGCGTGGCGCGGCACGGGCGGCTGGACGTCCTCTGCAATAACGCCGGCGTGCTGGGCCGGCAGGCGGCCCCGGCGAGCAACGGCGCGAAGAGCGGCGGCATCGCGTCCCTAGACGCCGCCGAGTTCGACCGCGTGCTGCGCGTGAACACGCTGGGCGCGGCCCTCGGCATGAAGCACGCGGCGCGGGCCATGCTGCagcgtcgcggcggcggcggcggcggcgggagcatcCTGTCGGTGGCGAGCGTGGCCGGCGTGCTCGGCGGGATGGGCCCGCACGCGTACACGGCCTCGAAGCACGCCCTGGTGGGGCTGACCAAGAACGCGGCCTGCGAGCTCGGGGAGCACGGCATCCGCGTGAACTGCGTGTCCCCCTTCGGCGTGGCGACGCCAATGCTGGTCAACGCGTGGCGTCACGGCGAGGTCGACCAAGGGGGCGCGCCGGCGCCGGTGAGCACGGAGGAGGTGGAGAAGGCGGAGGAGATGGTGCGCGGCATGGCGACGCTAAAGGGCCCGACGCTGAGAGCCGGGGACATCGCGGAGGCGGCGCTGTTCCTGGCCAGCGACGAGTCGAGGTACATCTCCGGCCACaacctcgtcgtcgacggcggcGTCACCACCTCCAGGAACGTCATCGGGCTGTGA